A window of Bacillota bacterium genomic DNA:
ACGGCAAGCGTCAGGGCGGCCTGAGCCGCCCTGCTTCCACCTGGCGCATGAAGGGCACCCATTTACCCCGCCGGGCTGAAGGCGTCTTTCCCGGCTCCACACACCGGGCACGTCCAGTCGTCCGGGAGGTCTTGAAACGCGGTGCCGGGCTTCACACCGCTCTCGGGGTCCCCCTTCTCAGGGTCGTAGACATAACCGCAGACGGAACAGGTGTGGGATTGCCCCTTCCCTGGAGGGGTATAGGTTGGGGCAGCCTTAGGAACGCCACCGCGCTTGACCTGGCGGTAGTAGGCATAGGTCATGGGAGGCCCGTCCCGGAGGACTTGCCCCTCGGTGACCTCACCGAGGAAGATGGTGTGGGTGCCGGCATCCATTTCCTGCACTACCCTGGCCTCCATGTAAGCTAGGGTGTTCGCCTGGGTAAATGGGCTGCCGCTGGAAGTAAGACCGTAATCCACCCCCGCGAACTTCTCCACCTCCCGGCCGGACTTGAAACCAAACC
This region includes:
- the rd gene encoding rubredoxin; amino-acid sequence: MSLNKMNLTHEFVTSSRLFTVGVLSEDTPLDFIGRFGFKSGREVEKFAGVDYGLTSSGSPFTQANTLAYMEARVVQEMDAGTHTIFLGEVTEGQVLRDGPPMTYAYYRQVKRGGVPKAAPTYTPPGKGQSHTCSVCGYVYDPEKGDPESGVKPGTAFQDLPDDWTCPVCGAGKDAFSPAG